The Microbacterium schleiferi genome contains the following window.
GACGAAGCCCTGCCCCCAGAGGTGAAGCAATCCTGCGGCACGAAGGAACGTCTCATGCTCCGTCGCCAAGAAGAGAGCATTCCTGGAGGCCCCTGCCCGCCGCCCTGTGCGGCCGAGTCGCTGCAGGAACGACCCGACCGAGCGCGGCGAGTCGAGTTGAATCATGCGATCGAGGTCGCCGATGTCGATGCCAAGTTCGAGGGTCGAGGTCGACACGATGACGCAGTCGCGAGCTTCGGCGAACGCCGTCTCGCTCTGCCGCCGTTCGTCCAGTGATAGTGACGAGTGCGAGATGAACGTTGTGACGCCTTGATCGCGCAGCCCGAAGGTGAGTTGCTCCGCCTGCGCACGGGACTCGCAGAACACGAGCCGCTTCTCTCCCGCGTGCAAGGCTGCAATGACGACGGCAGCATTCTCCACCGAACCGACATAGTCGAGCGCGAGGTCGGGAGCAGCAGGCGGATCGCCTGCTGAGATGACACGCCCTCCCACCCCCGCCGCAACGTTTGATCCCTGGTACCAGGTGAGCACATCCTCGGGGTTGCCGAGAGTCGCCGACAGCCCGATGCGCTGGATACGGTGCTCGGCGAGTCGCTGGATGCGTTCGAGTACGGCGACGAGGTGCCAGCCGCGATCCCCCGCAGCGAAGGAGTGGATCTCGTCGGCGATGACGACGTGCAGGTCTCTGAAGAGCAGGCGGTGGTCGACTCGACGGGACACGAGCACCGCTTCGAGCGACTCCGGCGTGGTGAGCAGAATGTCCGGCGGTTCACTCAGGATCGCACGCCGTGCACTGTCTCCGATGTCGCCGTGCCAGAGCGCGACTCGACGGCCAAGCCAGGCGGTGTACTGGTCAAGGCGCGGCAGCAGGTTGTTCAGGAGTGCCTTCAGCGGAGCAACGTAGATGACGCTCAGGCCATGCCAGCCTTCGTCGATCATGCGAGACAGCACCGGGAACGATGCCGCTTCGGTCTTCCCTCCTGCGGTCGGGGCGATGAGGAGGCAGTCAGCGCCAGAGCGCACCGGTTCGATCGAGGCGCGCTGAAGCGGGCGCAGATCCTGCCAGCCGAGGGAGTTCGCGACGTGATATTCGAGCGCGCCAGCAAGCTCGGTGCTGCTAGACATCTATCTGGATCGCGTCGAGACCGCCGATCGCCGCGCGCTCGTCGGCGTTGAGTTCTGCCTCTGCGACCACGATGGCGGATGTCTCGGCGGGCATGTACTCGGGGAACTGCTCGATCTTGTCGAGGATGTCGACGAGCTTCCGGAGATACAGGCGTGGTGCGATGCCGACCTTCCC
Protein-coding sequences here:
- a CDS encoding DEAD/DEAH box helicase, with protein sequence MSSSTELAGALEYHVANSLGWQDLRPLQRASIEPVRSGADCLLIAPTAGGKTEAASFPVLSRMIDEGWHGLSVIYVAPLKALLNNLLPRLDQYTAWLGRRVALWHGDIGDSARRAILSEPPDILLTTPESLEAVLVSRRVDHRLLFRDLHVVIADEIHSFAAGDRGWHLVAVLERIQRLAEHRIQRIGLSATLGNPEDVLTWYQGSNVAAGVGGRVISAGDPPAAPDLALDYVGSVENAAVVIAALHAGEKRLVFCESRAQAEQLTFGLRDQGVTTFISHSSLSLDERRQSETAFAEARDCVIVSTSTLELGIDIGDLDRMIQLDSPRSVGSFLQRLGRTGRRAGASRNALFLATEHETFLRAAGLLHLWGQGFVEPVTPPPAPRHIAAQQFLALALQEGRFARARWQEWWAGSPVMADGAEVLEYLASSGYLAEDGGWLFIGPSAERDFGGRNFLELLSTFIADLELTVLHGRKEIGGVSPISLNAAVIRGEKPLLLAGHAWKVVAVDWQRHRVDVEPEADRGKVRWSSEPLPESFEMVRARREVLLGEDPPASMSQRAVDALGTIRGVWSERVDPAGLVLARGEKDVVLWSMAGLRAHETLAAALPNEFEARSTNESMRFAPAFDLAEFRGSALGEALPFIAPDAVSGLKFSAALPADLARATLAERFVDRANASEVVGGPIAFANVPDSAS